A section of the Methanobrevibacter sp. TMH8 genome encodes:
- a CDS encoding Ig-like domain-containing protein gives MKKILLILFVIFVLFASMGAVFSADTNGTNTNDNNKNTNETAVKNSADNSKISRTSSSTNNYKITVTHNKVEHGKPIHFIVNVKDSDGNPVVNKSFSFSFRSMNDKTNPDGRFDNTVVTDANGVFSVDWPGNSGYFDYYELTISDGLDPNQYPTGTVYYRKAFDLTLKPTMSVSISKSTVYEGQNTQIRVTVKVNGVPASGYLVWKYSKDKSVTTQLKNGVSTFNYNSFILGKNPIVITYIGLGAAFPGYIVSNVNKTVSVNVKSASNLIISKISKYGNRYKVTVKNIGKGKSTTAKLRLGLKSRYKTVTITSLNPGKSKTLIVNFNYNKYKKYTKYAWVNYNKACFEKNYKDNKVSFKAKTYIGLLANLAITKVSRSGNNLIVTIKNQGNAASSGFRILVWYGYKNKGKGYVLFNAKKFGKYGNRLPAGTSATLTLPYIKYKTHSRYYKFIYVNYNKKVRESNYNNNLKRVKI, from the coding sequence ATGAAAAAAATATTATTAATTTTATTCGTTATTTTTGTATTATTCGCTAGTATGGGCGCTGTCTTTTCTGCTGATACTAATGGTACTAATACAAATGATAATAATAAAAATACAAATGAAACAGCTGTTAAAAATAGTGCAGATAATTCTAAAATATCTAGAACTTCTTCTTCTACAAATAATTACAAAATCACAGTTACTCATAATAAAGTTGAGCATGGAAAACCTATCCATTTCATTGTCAATGTAAAAGATTCTGATGGAAATCCTGTTGTAAATAAAAGTTTTTCTTTTAGTTTTCGTTCAATGAATGATAAAACTAATCCTGATGGTCGTTTTGATAATACTGTTGTCACTGATGCAAATGGTGTTTTCTCTGTAGATTGGCCAGGAAATTCTGGTTATTTTGATTATTATGAGTTAACAATTAGTGATGGTTTGGATCCAAACCAGTATCCTACAGGGACTGTTTATTATCGTAAAGCTTTTGATTTGACTTTAAAACCTACTATGAGCGTTAGTATTTCTAAATCAACTGTTTATGAAGGTCAAAATACTCAAATTAGGGTTACTGTCAAGGTGAATGGTGTTCCTGCTTCAGGATATCTAGTGTGGAAATATAGTAAAGATAAGAGTGTTACAACTCAATTAAAAAATGGGGTTTCTACTTTCAATTATAATAGTTTTATATTAGGTAAAAATCCTATTGTTATTACATATATTGGTTTAGGTGCAGCATTTCCAGGATATATAGTTTCAAATGTTAATAAAACAGTTAGTGTGAATGTTAAATCTGCTTCTAACCTTATAATATCTAAAATTTCAAAATATGGTAATAGATATAAAGTTACAGTTAAAAATATAGGAAAAGGCAAGTCAACTACTGCAAAGCTCAGATTAGGCTTAAAAAGTAGATATAAAACCGTTACAATAACGTCATTAAATCCAGGCAAATCAAAAACATTGATTGTTAATTTTAATTATAATAAGTATAAAAAATATACAAAATATGCTTGGGTAAATTATAATAAAGCTTGTTTTGAGAAAAATTATAAAGATAATAAAGTAAGTTTTAAAGCAAAAACATATATAGGTTTATTAGCTAACCTTGCAATCACTAAAGTTTCTAGATCTGGAAATAATCTTATTGTCACTATTAAAAATCAGGGAAATGCTGCTTCATCAGGTTTTAGAATATTGGTATGGTATGGTTATAAAAACAAAGGTAAAGGTTATGTATTGTTCAATGCTAAAAAATTTGGAAAGTATGGAAATAGATTACCTGCTGGCACTTCAGCAACCTTAACTCTTCCTTATATTAAATATAAAACCCATTCAAGGTATTATAAGTTTATTTATGTAAATTATAATAAGAAAGTTAGAGAATCTAATTATAATAATAATCTTAAAAGGGTTAAAATTTAA